From the Octadecabacter antarcticus 307 genome, one window contains:
- the dnaN gene encoding DNA polymerase III subunit beta, whose product MKISIERASLLKAVAQAQSVVERRNTIPILANVLIEASGDEATFRATDLDIEVVDKATAVVERAGATTVSAVTLNEIVRKLPDGALVTLTDDSASGRLTIEAGRSNFSLATLPKEDFPVMASSDYATNFSCPAPVLRRLFDKSKFAISTEETRYYLNGVYMHVSESDGGKVLRCVATDGHRLARIDAALPEGADGMAGVIVPRKTVGELRKLLDDDDMMIAVSVSETKIRFATPDITLTSKVIDGTFPDYTRVIPQNNTRKMEVDAAEFARAVDRVATVSSERSRAVKLQLDEDRLILSVNAPDSGAAEEELSVAYGDERLEIGFNAKYLLEIASQVDRENAVFMFNSSGDPTLMREGNDTSAIYVVMPMRV is encoded by the coding sequence ATGAAAATCAGCATCGAACGCGCAAGTTTGCTCAAGGCCGTGGCGCAAGCCCAATCCGTAGTGGAACGCCGAAACACCATTCCAATTCTCGCCAATGTGCTGATCGAAGCCAGCGGCGATGAGGCGACGTTCCGCGCCACCGACCTCGATATCGAAGTTGTCGACAAAGCTACCGCAGTGGTCGAACGGGCAGGCGCCACGACAGTGTCCGCCGTGACGTTAAACGAAATCGTCCGCAAACTGCCCGACGGCGCGCTTGTGACTTTGACCGATGACAGCGCATCTGGTCGCCTGACAATCGAAGCAGGGCGGTCCAATTTCAGCCTCGCCACATTGCCCAAAGAGGACTTTCCCGTCATGGCGTCGTCTGATTACGCCACGAACTTCTCATGCCCGGCACCCGTGCTGCGCCGCCTGTTTGACAAATCCAAATTCGCGATCTCGACCGAAGAAACTCGCTACTATCTCAACGGCGTTTACATGCACGTGTCTGAATCTGACGGTGGCAAAGTCTTGCGCTGCGTCGCCACAGATGGCCACCGCCTTGCGCGCATTGATGCAGCTTTGCCTGAAGGCGCAGACGGTATGGCAGGTGTTATCGTGCCGCGTAAAACTGTGGGTGAACTGCGCAAGTTGCTGGATGACGATGACATGATGATCGCCGTGTCCGTGTCGGAAACCAAAATCCGTTTCGCGACCCCTGATATCACCCTGACCTCCAAGGTCATTGATGGCACCTTCCCCGACTACACCCGCGTCATTCCGCAAAACAACACCCGCAAAATGGAAGTCGACGCCGCCGAATTTGCGCGCGCGGTGGACCGTGTTGCGACCGTGTCGTCCGAACGTTCCCGTGCAGTGAAACTACAGCTCGACGAAGACCGTTTGATCCTGTCCGTTAATGCACCCGATTCCGGTGCCGCCGAAGAAGAACTTTCCGTGGCTTACGGCGATGAACGCCTCGAAATCGGCTTCAACGCGAAATATCTGCTCGAAATTGCCAGCCAAGTGGACCGCGAAAACGCAGTATTCATGTTCAATTCATCCGGTGATCCGACCCTGATGCGGGAAGGCAATGACACCAGTGCGATCTACGTGGTCATGCCGATGAGAGTTTGA
- the recF gene encoding DNA replication/repair protein RecF (All proteins in this family for which functions are known are DNA-binding proteins that assist the filamentation of RecA onto DNA for the initiation of recombination or recombinational repair.), protein MSGLFLSHLTLSHFRSHKRATLDLDGRTVAIYGPNGAGKTNILEAVSILSPGRGLRRASSEDMTRRPEALGWKVTADLTSLNQRHEIESWSENGGSRQTKIDGKAAAQTALGRIGRVLWLIPAMDRLWIEGAEGRRRFLDRATLSFEPGHADAALKYEKAMRERNRLLKDMVRDAHWYSALERQMADAGAQIHRNRLETLDLLTNAQQAAQTAFPTAWLTLTHSDPACDAPDDPIALLAAFANNRPRDMAAGRTLIGPHRADLDAIFAAKDVPAKDCSTGEQKALLISLILANARALADDFGAPPILLLDEVAAHLDATRRAALYSEISALGAQAFMTGTGLELFDELGAAAQYVHVTDENGVSQTAQV, encoded by the coding sequence ATGTCGGGCCTTTTTCTGTCACATCTGACATTGTCGCACTTCCGGTCCCACAAGCGCGCGACACTTGACCTCGACGGGCGCACTGTCGCGATTTATGGGCCAAACGGCGCAGGCAAAACCAATATCCTCGAAGCGGTTTCCATCTTGTCCCCTGGTCGTGGCCTGCGCCGCGCAAGCTCCGAGGATATGACCCGCAGACCAGAGGCGCTGGGCTGGAAAGTTACTGCAGACCTCACCTCCCTAAACCAGCGCCACGAAATTGAAAGCTGGTCTGAAAATGGCGGATCACGCCAAACCAAGATTGATGGCAAAGCAGCGGCGCAGACAGCGCTTGGTCGCATCGGGCGTGTGCTCTGGCTCATTCCTGCGATGGACCGTTTGTGGATTGAAGGCGCTGAAGGGCGGCGGCGTTTCTTGGACCGTGCCACGCTCAGCTTTGAACCGGGCCACGCCGATGCTGCGCTGAAATATGAAAAGGCCATGCGTGAACGCAATCGGTTGCTGAAAGACATGGTGCGCGACGCTCATTGGTACAGCGCCCTGGAACGGCAAATGGCCGACGCTGGCGCGCAGATCCACCGCAACCGGTTAGAAACGCTTGATCTTTTGACCAACGCACAGCAGGCGGCGCAAACTGCCTTTCCAACCGCGTGGCTTACCCTTACCCACAGCGATCCTGCTTGTGACGCGCCCGACGATCCTATCGCGCTGCTCGCGGCGTTCGCCAATAATCGCCCCCGCGACATGGCCGCAGGGCGCACGCTGATCGGCCCGCATCGCGCTGATCTGGACGCGATCTTTGCCGCCAAAGATGTGCCTGCCAAAGACTGTTCCACCGGTGAGCAGAAGGCGTTGCTGATATCCCTCATCCTTGCGAATGCGCGGGCGTTGGCGGATGATTTCGGCGCGCCACCGATCCTGTTACTTGACGAAGTGGCCGCCCATCTAGACGCCACACGTCGCGCCGCATTGTACTCGGAAATCAGCGCACTTGGCGCGCAGGCCTTCATGACAGGCACCGGACTGGAACTGTTCGACGAGCTCGGGGCGGCCGCGCAATACGTCCACGTGACCGACGAAAACGGCGTTTCACAGACCGCGCAGGTCTAG
- the gyrB gene encoding DNA topoisomerase (ATP-hydrolyzing) subunit B, which produces MTDEQQKPEEYGADSIKVLKGLEAVRKRPGMYIGDTDDGSGLHHMVYEVVDNGIDEALAGHADAVNVKIHDDGSVSVSDNGRGIPVGIHEGEGVSAAEVIMTQLHAGGKFDSNSYKVSGGLHGVGVSVVNALSDYLELRIWRNGKEHYARFEGGFTVKHLEVVADCGDRTGTEVRFLASLDTFSNREFYFETLEKRLRELAFLNSGVRIILTDERPAEHLVSELYYDGGVKEFVKYLDRSKTSILPEPIYVIGERDEIVVEVAMWWNDSYNEMVLPFTNNIPQRDGGTHMAGFRAALTRTINNYAQSSGIAKREKISFTGDDAREGLTCVLSIKVPDPKFSSQTKDKLVSSEVRPAVENIMNEKLSEWFEENPQIAKIVVSKIVEAAHAREAARKARDLTRRKTAMDVNFLAGKLKDCSEKDPSKTEVFLVEGDSAGGSAQTGRDRQTQAILPLKGKILNVERARFDRMLGSQEIGNLVMALGTGIGRDEFNIEKLRYHKIVIMTDADVDGAHIRTLLLTFFFRQMPELIERGHLYIAQPPLYKVSRGKSEVYLKDQAAMNDYLTEQGVEGAMLRQGNGEEIGGADLRRVVDEAGRLKRVLDAFPTHYPRHILEQAAIAGAFVAGAVDADLQGVADKVAKRLDLIAHEWERGWQGRITQDSGIRLARILRGVEEVRTLDGPMMRSGEARKSGTFTQHLQDVYNTPATLIRKDRVQNIYGPLDLLKAVLEEGERGLSLQRYKGLGEMNPSQLWETTLDPDARTLLQVKVEDVAEADDLFTKLMGDVVEPRREFIQQNALNVENLDF; this is translated from the coding sequence ATGACCGACGAGCAGCAGAAGCCGGAAGAGTACGGCGCAGATTCTATCAAAGTTCTCAAGGGCTTGGAGGCTGTTCGCAAGCGTCCTGGCATGTATATCGGGGACACGGATGACGGGTCCGGCCTGCACCATATGGTGTACGAAGTCGTCGACAACGGCATTGACGAAGCGCTGGCCGGTCACGCCGACGCGGTGAACGTCAAAATCCACGACGACGGCTCAGTTTCTGTGAGCGATAACGGCCGCGGAATTCCTGTCGGCATCCACGAAGGCGAAGGCGTTTCTGCAGCAGAAGTCATTATGACCCAACTGCACGCAGGCGGCAAATTCGACAGCAATTCCTACAAAGTATCTGGCGGTCTGCACGGCGTTGGCGTGTCCGTTGTGAACGCGTTGTCCGACTACCTTGAACTGCGCATCTGGCGTAACGGCAAAGAACACTACGCACGGTTTGAAGGCGGCTTTACCGTCAAGCACCTCGAAGTTGTGGCTGACTGTGGCGATCGGACCGGCACCGAAGTGCGTTTTCTCGCCTCGCTCGACACCTTCTCCAATCGCGAATTCTATTTCGAAACGTTGGAAAAACGTCTGCGCGAACTTGCGTTCCTGAACTCCGGTGTGCGCATCATTCTGACCGATGAACGCCCCGCAGAACACCTCGTGTCTGAGTTGTACTATGACGGTGGCGTTAAGGAATTCGTCAAATACCTCGACCGCTCAAAAACCTCGATCTTGCCGGAACCAATCTATGTGATCGGTGAACGCGACGAGATCGTCGTCGAAGTCGCGATGTGGTGGAACGACAGCTACAATGAAATGGTCCTGCCGTTCACCAACAACATCCCCCAGCGCGACGGCGGCACCCACATGGCGGGCTTTCGCGCCGCCCTGACGCGCACAATCAACAACTACGCACAGTCCAGCGGCATTGCAAAAAGGGAAAAGATCAGCTTCACCGGCGACGATGCCCGCGAAGGCCTAACCTGCGTGTTGTCTATCAAAGTGCCTGATCCGAAATTTTCCAGCCAGACCAAGGACAAACTCGTGTCCTCAGAAGTGCGCCCTGCGGTCGAAAATATCATGAACGAAAAGCTGTCTGAATGGTTTGAAGAAAACCCCCAGATTGCCAAGATAGTTGTCAGCAAAATCGTTGAGGCGGCCCACGCCCGCGAGGCCGCGCGCAAGGCGCGTGATCTGACACGCCGTAAAACTGCGATGGATGTGAATTTCCTTGCGGGTAAACTGAAAGATTGTTCCGAAAAAGACCCCTCCAAAACCGAAGTCTTCCTGGTGGAGGGTGATAGCGCGGGTGGCTCCGCCCAAACGGGGCGTGATCGCCAAACGCAGGCCATTCTGCCGCTAAAAGGTAAGATCCTGAACGTCGAACGCGCGCGGTTTGACCGGATGCTGGGCAGTCAGGAAATCGGCAACCTCGTTATGGCGCTGGGCACGGGCATCGGGCGCGACGAATTTAACATCGAAAAACTGCGTTACCACAAGATCGTCATCATGACCGACGCGGACGTAGATGGCGCGCACATTCGCACGCTTCTACTGACGTTCTTCTTTCGGCAAATGCCAGAACTCATCGAACGTGGGCACCTCTATATCGCGCAACCGCCGCTTTATAAAGTGTCGCGCGGCAAGTCCGAGGTGTACCTCAAAGATCAAGCGGCGATGAACGACTACCTGACTGAACAGGGCGTCGAGGGCGCGATGCTACGCCAAGGCAACGGCGAAGAAATCGGTGGTGCTGATTTGCGCCGTGTTGTGGACGAAGCGGGCCGCCTGAAACGCGTGCTGGATGCGTTTCCGACCCATTATCCGCGCCACATCCTTGAACAGGCGGCCATTGCGGGCGCGTTCGTTGCCGGTGCTGTAGACGCCGACCTGCAAGGCGTCGCTGACAAAGTCGCCAAGCGCCTTGATCTGATTGCGCATGAATGGGAACGCGGCTGGCAAGGCCGCATCACGCAAGACAGTGGCATCCGTCTGGCCCGCATCCTGCGCGGCGTCGAAGAAGTGCGCACGCTTGACGGTCCGATGATGCGTTCAGGCGAAGCACGCAAATCCGGCACGTTCACCCAGCATTTGCAAGACGTCTACAACACCCCCGCCACGCTGATCCGCAAAGACCGCGTGCAAAACATCTATGGGCCGCTTGATCTTCTTAAGGCTGTGCTCGAAGAAGGTGAACGCGGGCTGTCCCTGCAGCGCTACAAGGGCTTGGGGGAGATGAACCCGAGCCAATTGTGGGAAACCACGCTCGATCCCGACGCACGAACGTTGTTGCAAGTGAAGGTGGAAGATGTGGCAGAGGCCGATGATCTGTTCACCAAACTGATGGGTGACGTTGTGGAACCACGCCGCGAATTCATCCAGCAAAACGCGCTTAACGTCGAAAATCTGGATTTCTAA
- a CDS encoding aminotransferase class V-fold PLP-dependent enzyme, with product MITPALLTDIRGKFAYVDTCPFQGSRVFFENAGGALTLNAAVETSAKFAAIPDNQGRDNPAAHALMDIIRDSKAAAMDWLGASGGQVFVGESGTELLFRLIRTAVAGTSGGVLLGSTVEHPASRSAMAHWAEKLGRDYRLVAHDDALGLVTADAYGAAVTPDTRVATILHTSPVTGMSMDVAAISAAIRAVAPECFIIVDGIQHASHGLVDLVAADVDGYVISPYKVFSRHGYGVAWVSDRLTALGPEQLAGGPTESWEFGTRDTGAYATFHDVVDYFDWLGGQVSDGKTRRDRIEAAGVAIKAHEKTLTDAMLHGTGNLRGLAEMAGVHIVGGVDNPAREGLVCFWADTVTAADIVAALNAEGVRTHVRKADHYSGNILTPLGQTAAVRVSMCHYNSKAEVARFLSVMSQVIEG from the coding sequence ATGATTACGCCTGCCCTGCTCACTGATATCCGTGGAAAATTTGCCTATGTCGACACCTGCCCGTTTCAGGGATCACGGGTGTTTTTCGAGAATGCGGGCGGGGCGTTGACGCTGAACGCTGCGGTTGAAACGTCTGCCAAGTTCGCGGCAATTCCCGATAATCAAGGCCGCGATAATCCAGCAGCGCATGCGCTGATGGATATCATTCGCGACAGCAAAGCGGCTGCGATGGATTGGCTTGGCGCGTCTGGTGGACAGGTTTTTGTCGGCGAAAGCGGGACTGAGTTGTTGTTCCGGTTGATCCGCACGGCTGTGGCAGGCACGTCGGGTGGGGTGCTTTTGGGATCAACGGTGGAACATCCAGCGTCACGATCTGCCATGGCGCATTGGGCTGAAAAGCTGGGCCGCGATTACCGATTGGTCGCACATGACGACGCGCTTGGGTTGGTGACGGCTGACGCCTACGGTGCTGCGGTCACGCCAGACACACGTGTCGCAACGATCCTGCACACGTCGCCTGTGACCGGAATGAGCATGGATGTGGCCGCAATTTCTGCCGCGATCCGTGCCGTTGCGCCAGAGTGTTTCATTATCGTTGACGGCATCCAGCACGCATCGCACGGGCTGGTGGATCTGGTTGCGGCGGACGTTGATGGCTACGTGATCTCGCCCTACAAAGTGTTTTCACGCCATGGGTACGGGGTGGCGTGGGTCAGTGATCGCTTGACCGCATTGGGGCCAGAGCAACTGGCTGGTGGCCCGACGGAAAGCTGGGAATTTGGCACGCGCGATACCGGGGCCTATGCGACATTCCACGATGTTGTCGATTATTTCGACTGGCTTGGCGGGCAAGTTAGCGACGGCAAAACGCGACGCGACCGGATTGAGGCGGCAGGTGTTGCGATCAAAGCCCATGAGAAGACGTTGACCGATGCGATGCTGCACGGGACGGGGAATTTGCGCGGATTGGCGGAAATGGCCGGGGTTCACATTGTGGGCGGCGTCGATAACCCTGCGCGTGAAGGGCTGGTGTGTTTCTGGGCCGACACCGTAACGGCGGCGGATATTGTGGCTGCACTTAACGCCGAGGGCGTGCGGACCCACGTGCGCAAGGCGGACCATTACAGCGGCAACATTTTAACGCCACTGGGCCAGACGGCCGCCGTGCGCGTGTCGATGTGCCATTATAATTCAAAAGCCGAAGTCGCACGTTTCTTAAGCGTGATGTCGCAAGTAATCGAGGGCTGA
- a CDS encoding YciI family protein, with the protein MPKYLMIYHGGDIPDTPEEGEKSMAAWDAWYQSMGAAVVDGGAPVGQSHTVSSAGHVDHGGANPVSGYTIVEADNYGVACEHAAGNPIVVDGSGSVEVAEFIDMG; encoded by the coding sequence ATGCCAAAATATCTGATGATTTATCATGGTGGCGACATACCCGACACGCCAGAAGAAGGCGAGAAATCAATGGCTGCGTGGGATGCGTGGTATCAATCGATGGGTGCGGCGGTGGTTGATGGCGGGGCCCCAGTTGGGCAGTCTCACACCGTGAGTTCGGCGGGCCATGTGGACCACGGCGGCGCGAATCCCGTATCCGGTTACACGATTGTTGAGGCTGATAATTACGGCGTTGCTTGCGAACACGCGGCGGGCAATCCGATCGTCGTGGATGGCAGTGGGTCGGTGGAAGTGGCCGAATTTATTGATATGGGCTGA
- the trhO gene encoding oxygen-dependent tRNA uridine(34) hydroxylase TrhO, with amino-acid sequence MTTLAALYHFSTFDDPFSLKAPLLAVCTAGDVMGTLLLAPEGINGTIAGPRAGIDATLSHIRGLPGCAGLEWKESAAIGAPFNRMKVRIKREIVTMGQPDVDPTASVGRYVTATDWNDLIASPDVAVIDTRNDFEVAIGTFDGSIDPMTRSFGEFPAWWDANKDRFHNKRIAMFCTGGIRCEKSTNYLIGQGVEDVYHLKGGILKYLEDVPAQDSRWNGSCFVFDARVSVEHGLEEGPHILCYACRRPLMPEDRALPEYEEGVSCHQCAGETTEQDKERFRERQKQIALAKARGETHIGPVAG; translated from the coding sequence ATGACAACCTTAGCTGCCCTTTATCATTTTTCAACGTTTGACGACCCTTTTTCTTTGAAGGCGCCACTTTTGGCGGTCTGCACTGCGGGTGACGTCATGGGCACGTTGTTGTTGGCACCCGAAGGAATCAACGGCACGATTGCCGGTCCACGTGCGGGCATTGACGCAACGCTAAGCCATATACGCGGATTGCCGGGGTGTGCCGGGCTTGAGTGGAAAGAGAGCGCGGCAATCGGCGCGCCGTTCAACCGCATGAAGGTGCGTATCAAGCGTGAGATTGTAACGATGGGACAGCCGGATGTGGACCCAACTGCAAGCGTCGGGCGCTATGTTACGGCCACCGATTGGAACGACTTGATCGCGTCACCGGATGTTGCGGTGATCGATACCCGCAATGATTTTGAAGTCGCGATTGGTACGTTTGACGGTTCAATCGACCCGATGACCCGCAGCTTTGGCGAGTTTCCGGCATGGTGGGACGCCAACAAGGACCGGTTCCACAATAAGCGGATTGCGATGTTCTGCACCGGCGGTATTCGCTGCGAAAAGTCGACAAATTATTTGATCGGTCAAGGGGTTGAGGATGTGTACCACCTGAAGGGTGGTATCCTGAAATACCTTGAAGACGTGCCGGCGCAAGACAGCAGATGGAACGGGTCATGTTTCGTATTTGATGCACGGGTGTCGGTCGAGCACGGGTTGGAAGAGGGTCCACATATCTTGTGTTACGCTTGTCGCCGCCCGTTAATGCCTGAAGACCGAGCGTTGCCCGAATATGAAGAAGGCGTGTCATGCCACCAGTGCGCAGGCGAAACCACCGAGCAGGACAAAGAGCGGTTTCGCGAGCGGCAAAAACAGATCGCATTGGCCAAGGCACGCGGTGAAACACACATCGGTCCAGTGGCGGGATAG
- the pncA gene encoding bifunctional nicotinamidase/pyrazinamidase — protein MTHALLVIDVQNDFCPGGALAVTNGDGIVKGINALMPDFGAVILTQDWHPAGHSSFATSHDADPMSVIQMPYGAQVLWPDHCIIGTHGAAFHSDLNINAADLILRKGYNPKIDSYSAFFENDQQTPTGLMGYLQTRGIDTLTLVGLATDFCVNYSAVDAAKLGFNVTVRMDLCRAIDFDGSLDAAVEGMKAAGVDVG, from the coding sequence ATGACCCACGCCCTCCTCGTCATCGACGTCCAAAATGACTTTTGTCCGGGTGGTGCCCTCGCCGTCACCAATGGTGATGGGATCGTCAAAGGGATCAACGCCCTCATGCCCGATTTCGGCGCGGTGATCCTAACGCAAGACTGGCACCCCGCAGGCCATTCCTCCTTCGCGACGTCCCACGACGCCGACCCAATGAGTGTCATCCAAATGCCCTACGGCGCCCAAGTCCTATGGCCCGACCATTGCATTATCGGCACACACGGCGCGGCGTTTCATTCCGACCTCAACATAAACGCCGCTGACCTAATACTTCGCAAAGGCTACAACCCTAAAATCGACAGCTATTCCGCGTTCTTTGAAAACGACCAGCAAACCCCGACCGGATTGATGGGCTATCTGCAAACACGCGGCATCGACACCCTCACACTGGTCGGCCTCGCCACCGATTTCTGCGTCAACTATTCGGCAGTGGACGCCGCAAAACTGGGCTTCAACGTCACAGTTCGCATGGACCTCTGCCGCGCAATTGATTTCGACGGAAGTTTAGACGCGGCGGTTGAGGGGATGAAGGCTGCTGGGGTGGACGTTGGCTGA